CATGAATATTTCTAAGTTCATCACCTTTAACAGCTGTATTGTCTTTAAAAGCACGAGGGGTAAGGTCACACAATTCAGGTAAATTGCTTTTTACTAAGGGTTGAAGGGCTTTTTTACTTACCTTTTCCATTAGCTTGTCAGCACTTACAAGCAAAACATCTACATAGTTTTGTTGGGTCATTCGCTCCTCAAGCGATAGTGATTTACCTTTTAGCGTCTGTTTAAATGTTGTCTCCCTAATCTCTCTCAGCAGTTGCGAAACTGTATATACGTCATCTTTTCCATAAATGGATTCCATCTCTAATAACCTTAATAAACGATCATCTGCCAATAAATTGTACATCAATGAGGATTGTTGTTCACGTTTTAGGTTATAAGGTCCATATTCAAAAGGTCCAAGAGGGGTATCCTTAATGGCAAAAGTGCTAGACAACAGGGGTGGATTAAACAACCATTGTGGGAGGTTGAACAACTCTTTTTTCAGGTAGTTCATTGCTTCTTCCTGTATGGCTTTAGGTACCGGGGTATAGGCTTTTTTGCCATCACCAGCTACAGGGTTTTCCAGGTAATAGCCACCAATGTTAGCCATTACATGATCTGCATAGGTATTCCATTGCCATACTGTAGCCATATAAAGTTTACCTGCCTGGTAATAAGAATCTCCAGGTTCAGCCGCCCAGTTTAAAATTTGAGGAACCAAGCGTTGCAGATTTTTTAAGCCATATTCACTGGCTTTCATGGCATTATCGCCCAGGTCTTCAGATTGTGCTCTTGGATCTACTACCACACTTTGTTGCTCACCATAATGGTACAAGGGATCGTTCTGATGTGCTTTGATCCACTCTTTTTGTGTTTCCAGCTCTTTGCGTGGGTCTTGAGTATCTAACCATCTGTATCCCCATGCAATGGCATATTTATCATATACGCCAATTTGCGGAGTAATGTTGGTTACGTGATCTTCAGGTTGAGCTACGTAGTTAAAACGCGCATAATCCATAATAGAAGGCGCTGTTCCACCCATTTTAGCTGTGTAACTTGGAGAACGTAATGAATCAACAGGGTAAGCTACCGAAGCACCCATATTGTGTTTTAAACCCAAAGTATGACCAATTTCATGTGAGGACACAAAGCGGATAGCATGACCCATTTGTTCCACACTAAAGTTGTTTTTTCTTGCTCCGGTATCAATAATGCCCGTTTGTACGCGCATCCAGTATTGTAATGAAGTCATCACGTTGTGCCACCAGATCACATCTGATTCCAGAATTTCACCTGAACGAGGATCTACTACTGCAGGGCCCATTGCATTTGATTTTGGTGATGCAGCATAAGTAACTACAGAATAGCGAACATCATCGCCATCAAAATCGGCTGAATCTGTAACCAATTTAGCTTGAATGGCATTTTTAAAACCAGCAGCTTCAAATGCTTTCTGCCAATCGTGTATACCGTCAATGATATACGGTCTCCATTGTTTTGGAGTAGAGGGGTCTATATAAAACACGATAGGCTTAGCCGGCTCCACCAGCTCACCTTTTAAGTAACGTGCTCTGTCTTCCGGTTTAGGCTCTAGCCTCCATTTGGTAATCAGTTCCCTGGTTTCCAGTTTTTGTTGTGTATCCGAAAAATACCATCTTGGCGTGGTGAAATAGCCAACTCTGTTGTCCGCAAAGCGAGGCTTCATAGGTGCTTCAGGCAGCAACAATATATTTGTAGTTACTGCTACACTGATAGCAATGCTACTTTGTCCCTCTGTTACTGATGTACTCAATAATGAACGTACCACTACATTTTCAGGGAAGCTTTTAATGTGCTCAATGCCCGATAACGCTGTTTTTGGACTTGTGCCCAAACCGATAAGAGTAAATACATCATTAAAGCTTTTTTCAGTACCATCAAATACTTTATTTACTTTAATCACTACTGCCGATGAATCGGGTGAGTAGGCTTCGATTTTAAAGGATTCAATTACCGAACCTACGAAATTGTCTTTTACCGATTGGGTAATGGCATCTCCTGCAGGGGATTCTACTTGCGGAACAATGGTTTTTACCCAAACTGTTTTTGCCAGCTTATTTGGATGAAAGCGAATAACTTTATTCTCATAATTCATCCCTTTGTTTAAGCCGGCCTCATTAATGGCCATAGGAACCGAAGAAATTTTGTTGACTACCAAAAAGTCCTTATCCATCAGTCTTAGTGGAATCTCGAAATAGTAATCTGTTTCTACCTGATGTACTTTGAATATACCATTAACAGTTGTTGCTTTCTTTAATAAGGATTTATAGTCCTTTAATGTGTTTTTTTTAGTCGTATCCTGATCGGCTTTCTTTTTAAGCGAATCAGCGCTGAGTTTTTTTACTGCAGCTTTAGGAAGTTTTTTAGAAGTTTGCGCATTTACACCAATCCCTGAGATAAGAATAAATAAAGCTATAAGCGAAGTCTTATTTAAAATCATAAATCTAAAATGCCTGAATGTTTGTGTATTATGAAACAATACCGCGTGGGCTGGCACTTTTAGTAGTGTGAAAGCGCAGTTTTAGGGAGTGAAAAAAATGTTAATTGAGCGTTATTCCTATGTTAAGCTTCAGGGAGTTGC
This is a stretch of genomic DNA from Candidatus Pedobacter colombiensis. It encodes these proteins:
- a CDS encoding zinc-dependent metalloprotease; this encodes MILNKTSLIALFILISGIGVNAQTSKKLPKAAVKKLSADSLKKKADQDTTKKNTLKDYKSLLKKATTVNGIFKVHQVETDYYFEIPLRLMDKDFLVVNKISSVPMAINEAGLNKGMNYENKVIRFHPNKLAKTVWVKTIVPQVESPAGDAITQSVKDNFVGSVIESFKIEAYSPDSSAVVIKVNKVFDGTEKSFNDVFTLIGLGTSPKTALSGIEHIKSFPENVVVRSLLSTSVTEGQSSIAISVAVTTNILLLPEAPMKPRFADNRVGYFTTPRWYFSDTQQKLETRELITKWRLEPKPEDRARYLKGELVEPAKPIVFYIDPSTPKQWRPYIIDGIHDWQKAFEAAGFKNAIQAKLVTDSADFDGDDVRYSVVTYAASPKSNAMGPAVVDPRSGEILESDVIWWHNVMTSLQYWMRVQTGIIDTGARKNNFSVEQMGHAIRFVSSHEIGHTLGLKHNMGASVAYPVDSLRSPSYTAKMGGTAPSIMDYARFNYVAQPEDHVTNITPQIGVYDKYAIAWGYRWLDTQDPRKELETQKEWIKAHQNDPLYHYGEQQSVVVDPRAQSEDLGDNAMKASEYGLKNLQRLVPQILNWAAEPGDSYYQAGKLYMATVWQWNTYADHVMANIGGYYLENPVAGDGKKAYTPVPKAIQEEAMNYLKKELFNLPQWLFNPPLLSSTFAIKDTPLGPFEYGPYNLKREQQSSLMYNLLADDRLLRLLEMESIYGKDDVYTVSQLLREIRETTFKQTLKGKSLSLEERMTQQNYVDVLLVSADKLMEKVSKKALQPLVKSNLPELCDLTPRAFKDNTAVKGDELRNIHVSSMTRVSDVASAKRAELMKILNLLEKNKNSGDEETRNHYMDLMLRIRQNLKIN